aacaataataacaacaacaacaaaaacaacaacaacaataacaacaacataatatACTCATTGAATATTTAAAAACCCTTCCTCACAGCAAgctattaaataataaacacaaatacatgtttaaacacacacacacacacacacacacacacacacacacggcccggtagctcagtggttagagcgctggcttcacaagccagaagaccggggttcgattccccggccgggtggagatatttgggtgtgtctcctttcacgtgtagcccctgttcacctagcgttgagtaggtacggtatgtaaatcgaggagttgttgttgtcccggtgtgtggtgtgtgcctggtctcaggcctatccgaagatcggaaataatgagctctgagctcgttccgtagggtaacgtctggctatctcgtcagagactgcagcagatcaaacagtgaaacacacacacacacatacacacacacacacacacacacacacacaacacacacacaacacacacacacagagagagagagagagagagagagagagagagagagctagcacCTGCACATTCCCCTCCCTTGCAGGACTGGTGAAGCAagtagaggagatgaagaaagctCGAATGGAGAACAGAAAGAATTCCACctactcgtcctcgtcctcgtcggcATTCCAGTCCTCCACCAACTCCTCGTCAATCAGACAAAAGCCGCTCGTCAACGGCatcaagaaggaggacgaggggcACGGATACGACGTGAGTATAAACATAGAGGTCTCATGACAGCTtgatcttattcttgttcttggtaCATGCACCTTTAGACTCAAAACAATGATACTAAATACTTTTCTTCCGTCATAAttacattttattaattttatatcTACTTTAGTGTTACTTGTTTACGACTTCCATGTAGTTTGGTGCAAAATATGATGATTTAATTAACAGAAATTAGTATTTTTTCATAAAGATCGAcagctttatttatttggtgGTTATGAGATTTTCAATAAATATAGACGTGAAAAAAGTTATTTATTTCAAcagtaaaagataagaaacaatCTACCACTTCATAAGACAATagcgatgaaggaagaaaggggttACAAAACTGTACTGTAACCTAataactgaccgactgactgaaaGTTTAGCGCAGCGACAATGAGGTTATGGGGTGCCGCGGAatatcataaataaataaatacacaatgaTTGGGAGGattaagaaaattattaatatcGCTATTAATGCAATAATAACCTTTACCTGCAACATTAACagcatactttctctctctctctctctctctctctctctctctctctctctctctctctctctctctctctctctctctctctctctctctctctctctgccattagGTACTAAAAATTAGCTAAAGACCAACATGACCCCAAACTTTACGCTTGACCACGCTTTGTCATTTGCTTATACATATCAAAAGCATGACTGTAAAATCCGCTGTATGTTTTCAGGTTACCAATTAGAAAGTTCTCAATCACTCCGAAGACCTAAGCCATCTTTCGTactacactattttttttttttctatcaaaacTGACTGTCATAGTATTTCAACAGTATATTCTATATATGTCTCCCTTTTACCACTTTCTTATCCATCCACtatatatttcttgtttctatatGCTTATATCGACATTTAAGATAACTATGtactgtttcctctctcttcttgttaacACTAATCCAGTGCAATACACTCCCCCTGCATATTCTAAGCCCTAGATTATTAAACagacacctccccttccaccgtCGCCATGTAAGGAATTACAATACAGAAATGTGTATTAATGCTGTTGTCCAATAAGCGACGAATTCCTTCACGAAATGAGTTGTAACCCTTTCATTGATAGACAATATTTTTATTAACCACCTACCTGTTTTCATACATTTCTGTACTAATTTTCGAATAACTTTTGCTACGTAAATAAGGTTGCCGtccatttttctactttctctccgtGGAAAAAATAAGTACTTTGAATAACAACAAATGATAACTAAAGCAATAAAAGGATTTAATTCACTTCTCTCCTTGTTCCCACCATAACATTTTTTTAATGCTATGAGTACTAACAGATGATAATTAAAACAGTAAAATGGTTAGTAAGCTTCTTTTAAGATAACAAATGATaactaaatcaataaaaagaatgaattagCTCAAGATACCGTTCTCCTACAATTACCACCGTAAGAAAGTTTTTTAATGTTCTTTGAATATTGCCAAATGAAAAtcagatattaaaaaaaggtaaaataagttAAACATTACCTGCTTCCTCTTCCCGGCACAGGTGATTGCCCTAAACATCTGCCCAGACCTCGGCGAGCGCGTCATGCTGTCAGGGGAGCGATGCGTCATAGAGGAACTGTTCCCTGAGGTGGCGCAGGCAATGATGGACGCTCGCTCTTCTCTAGCTTGGAACCACGACCACCGCTTCATCATCAGGTACTGTCACGAAAATAAGgaaactgcatttttttttttttacttcctcacGTAAACTGATTTgactttgttgttattggtatGAAGGTCAACGGCAATGTTGTTGATAGAGTTATGGAAGAGGGATGATAGTGGATAGACAGTTAGTTGGATGAATAGACTAgtcagtggtaatggtgatggtaaatCTAAAGTGCTGTGGTGCAAATGTGATGAGTTTATTAGAAAGAGGTAAACTCTAATGATACTTACAGGAAGAAAACTGTACTGAATCTAAATTTTATACGGCATTCTTTTAAAATCAAAGCAACACACAACGTACAACATTAAATATCAACTAATAATAATTTCTAACGTAATCTAACGTAAAATAATCTTCCGGAGTTACAAGTCCAGAAGATCACTACTAAAAGCACCCTTCTCTGGCCCCCTCCACAGGTTCCCACTGAACGGTTACTGCAAGCTCACGTCCATGCAGGCCATACAGAGGCTCCTCAACGCTTGTTTCACCCTCGTCACCAGCAATGGAGGCGGGGTGGAGGGACAACAGTTTTCGGAGTACCTCTTCTGCAGGAGGTCCTTGCCCCTGTGATCAGCCAATTGCAAGAGCCCTGGTGCCACGGGGCTAATTTATACAAACTTACATAGACTCTTCTCATGTTGAACGGAGGGAAAagtaataagaaggaaggaaaatggagatgggATTGACTAATTGGTTGGAGTAATTGGTTGCTTATatgtgaatgtatgtgtgtgcgtgtgtgtgtgtgtgtgtgtgtcgtcttcGGCTCCACACAATCATATGAGTCGAAGTTATGACGATAAAATTCAGTGAAAACAGTGGAATAAACACTATATATTTAGATCGTCATGTCCAATTCCGCACACTGAAGTgcaaatagattttttttccctcatatatAAGAATCTTGAGCAGGATGATGGACAGTGaacgaggagataaaaaaaaaaaaacgaataaaaaaaaaaggttatataTACTCAATGGCTGGTGAGAGTCGAGATGCTTACGAGAGGAGGGTTTGATACAAAGAGATATTAATATATGTTTCTATGACACTTTTACAGATGAGAGATTAGTATTCGTACAGATTATAATGATGTTTTAGTCTGTTTCTTTACTCTGTTGACTTAGTGAGGTGAAGGTCGCCCGGGGTGACGGAGAGtcggggagaaagaggagaataagagagagagagagagagagagagagagagagagagagagagagagagagagagagagagagagagagagagagagagagagagagagagagagagatt
The Portunus trituberculatus isolate SZX2019 chromosome 30, ASM1759143v1, whole genome shotgun sequence DNA segment above includes these coding regions:
- the LOC123510974 gene encoding BTB/POZ domain-containing protein kctd15-like isoform X7, which produces MLSPSISPATSPTLTHSGSPTPPLYPSQPKISGIPTVAAASRFTAPVHIDVGGSIYTSSLETLTRYPESRLARLFNGSIPIVLDSLKQHYFIDRDGKMFRHILNYMRHGRMLLPDDFSDLDLLLEEARYFEIEGLVKQVEEMKKARMENRKNSTYSSSSSSAFQSSTNSSSIRQKPLVNGIKKEDEGHGYDVIALNICPDLGERVMLSGERCVIEELFPEVAQAMMDARSSLAWNHDHRFIIRFPLNGYCKLTSMQAIQRLLNACFTLVTSNGGGVEGQQFSEYLFCRRSLPL
- the LOC123510974 gene encoding BTB/POZ domain-containing protein kctd15-like isoform X6, which gives rise to MQVEKLVSKASNRRICGDNLDSLRSRMLSPSISPATSPTLTHSGSPTPPLYPSQPKISGIPTVAAASRFTAPVHIDVGGSIYTSSLETLTRYPESRLARLFNGSIPIVLDSLKQHYFIDRDGKMFRHILNYMRHGRMLLPDDFSDLDLLLEEARYFEIEGLVKQVEEMKKARMENRKNSTYSSSSSSAFQSSTNSSSIRQKPLVNGIKKEDEGHGYDVIALNICPDLGERVMLSGERCVIEELFPEVAQAMMDARSSLAWNHDHRFIIRFPLNGYCKLTSMQAIQRLLNACFTLVTSNGGGVEGQQFSEYLFCRRSLPL